Proteins encoded in a region of the Ziziphus jujuba cultivar Dongzao chromosome 3, ASM3175591v1 genome:
- the LOC107421904 gene encoding helicase-like transcription factor CHR28 gives MFDHVDPLTGLVDSARRCCGSVSGWISSLLWKNSGELIGSLLGNFLFEFTEDWENQHSSTMVVNDHIEIISSDSDVEIEDARDNIGSANHRTLPFWASVPETSSRNGGYAGRSYAYNGRTVNINGHTDGKLQNHFGPIDHVGPSSRHISRTDNSKYNGNVYQPQTVNSRIANSSETDYEKISSQQALKRTLPLTIAPSATSSKSHTSVDNIRRSLNWDTYGSSHNSAGPSSISGKSYIRDHSSRVNDNEVIKYENNMSRILPPSLMHGKSIPAAQFPTSSDPAYRSGITEENAAGSDERLIYQAALQDLNQPKFEANLPEGLLSVPLLRHQKIALAWMLQKETRSLHCLGGILADDQGLGKTISMIALIQMQKFLQSKSKSEDTSNRKTEALNLDDDDDNVPVVLDEVKKTEESDDVKPIPEVSTSTQTFSKRRPAAGTLVVCPASILQQWARELDDKVAEEAKLEVLIYHGGSRTRDPVSLAKYDVVLTTYAIVTNEVPKQPIVDEDEADEKGGEKYGISSEFSFNRKRKQTSNNTGKKRKRGRKGIDSSSIDSDCGPLARVGWFRVILDEAQTIKNHRTQVARACCSLRAKRRWCLSGTPIQNTIDDLYSYFRFLKYDPYAVYRSFYSTIKVPISRNSIQGYKKLQAVLRAIMLRRTKGTLIDGNPIISLPPKTIHLTRVDFTAEERSFYTQLESDSRSQFKAYAAAGTVNQNYANILLMLLRLRQACDHPILVKGYDSDFVGKDSVEMAMMLPKDMLVNLLNLLETSLAICRVCNDTPEDPVVTMCGHVFCYQCVSEYLTGDDNMCPVSECKQQVGSDVIFSKATLKRCIYNDPDDSPVKSQFADNALVRQNEYSSSKIRALLEILQAHHKLNNQNSELSIKMEYNGNMSPKLPNEQPIKAIVFSQWTSMLDLVEMSLNQSSIQYRRLDGTMTLASRDRAVKDFNTDPEVTVMVMSLKAGNLGLNMVAACHVILLDLWWNPTTEDQAVDRAHRIGQTRPVTVTRLTIKDTVEDRILALQEDKRKMVASAFGEDHTGGTGTRLTVEDLRYLFMV, from the exons ATGTTTGACCATGTGGATCCTCTTACTGGTTTGGTGGATTCAGCCCGGAGATGTTGCGGCTCCGTAAGTGGATGGATTTCTAGCTTACTCTGGAAAAATAGCGGAGAACTA ATCGGCTCACTTTTGGGtaattttctctttgaatttacTGAAGATTGGGAGAATCAGCATTCATCTACCATGGTTGTGAATGATCATATAGAAATTATTTCATCCGATAGTGATGTGGAAATAGAAGATGCTAGAGATAACATAGGATCTGCTAATCATAGAACTCTTCCATTTTGGGCAAGTGTACCCGAGACAAGCTCGAGGAATGGAG GTTATGCTGGAAGATCATATGCTTATAATGGACGCACGGTAAATATTAACGGCCATACAGATGGAAAACTGCAGAATCACTTTGGCCCCATTGATCATGTAGGACCCTCAAGTCGTCACATTTCCCGCACAGATAATTCAAAGTATAATGGAAATGTGTATCAACCTCAGACTGTTAATTCGCGAATTGCAAATAGTTCTGAAACAGATTATGAGAAAATTTCATCCCAACAGGCTCTAAAGAGAACCCTTCCATTGACTATTGCACCATCTGCAACAAGCTCTAAATCACACACTTCTGTAGATAATATTAGGCGCAGTCTTAATTGGGACACTTATGGAAGTTCACACAATTCAGCAGGTCCAAGTTCAATTAGTGGTAAAAGCTATATAAGAGATCATTCTAGTAGGGTTAATGATAATGAAGTTATCAAGTATGAAAACAATATGAGTAGGATCCTGCCTCCCTCTTTGATGCATGGCAAGTCTATTCCTGCTGCACAATTTCCTACATCCAGTGATCCTGCATATCGTTCAGGAATAACTGAAGAAAACGCTGCAGGAAGTGATGAAAGATTGATATATCAAGCAGCATTGCAG GATCTCAATCAACCAAAATTTGAAGCTAATTTACCTGAAGGTCTCTTGTCAGTCCCTCTTCTAAGACATCAG AAAATCGCATTGGCATGGATGCTTCAGAAAGAAACCAGAAGTTTGCACTGTTTGGGTGGAATTCTAGCTGACGATCAG GGCCTTGGCAAGACGATCTCAATGATTGCCCTTATACAAATGCAGAAGTTTTTGcagtcaaaatcaaaatcagaaGACACCTCTAATCGAAAAACTGAAGCGTTGAATTTAGATGATGACGATGATAATGTTCCAGTTGTTCTGGATGAAGTCAAGAAGACTGAAGAATCTGATGATGTTAAACCAATTCCAGAAGTTAGTACTTCTACACAGACATTTAGTAAGCGGAGGCCAGCAGCTGGTACACTGGTAGTATGCCCAGCAAGTATTCTTCAACAGTGGGCCAGGGAGCTGGATGACAAGGTTGCGGAAGAAGCAAAGCTTGAGGTCCTAATATACCATGGAGGCAGCAGGACAAGAGATCCTGTTTCACTGGCCAAGTATGATGTGGTTCTCACAACATATGCGATTGTAACCAATGAAGTCCCAAAACAGCCTATAGTGGATGAGGATGAAGCTGATGAAAAGGGTGGGGAAAAGTATGGAATATCTTCTGAATTTTCCTTCAATAGGAAGAGGAAACAGACTTCCAATAATACTGGCAAGAAGCGAAAGAGGGGTAGAAAAGGAATTGATAGTTCCTCTATTGATAGTGATTGTGGTCCCCTTGCGAGAGTGGGTTGGTTTAGGGTGATACTAGATGAAGCTCAGACAATTAAAAATCACAGAACTCAAGTGGCTAGAGCCTGCTGCAGCCTTCGTGCCAAAAGAAGATGGTGCTTATCTGGTACACCAATACAAAACACAATTGATGATCTCTACAGCTACTTCAGATTTCTGAAATATGACCCATATGCTGTGTATAGATCGTTTTACAGCACCATTAAGGTTCCAATATCCAGAAATTCAATCCAAGGTTACAAGAAGCTACAAGCAGTTCTGAGGGCTATAATGCTCCGTCGAACAAAAG GTACATTGATTGATGGCAATCCTATAATTAGCTTACCGCCAAAAACAATACACCTGACTAGGGTGGACTTCACAGCTGAGGAGCGTTCTTTCTATACTCAGCTAGAATCTGATTCACGATCTCAATTCAAG GCATATGCTGCTGCTGGGACAGTGAATCAGAATTACGCAAATATCCTTCTGATGCTTTTGCGTCTCAGGCAGGCTTGTGATCATCCAATTCTTGTCAAAGGATATGATTCTGATTTTGTTGGAAAAGATTCTGTGGAAATGGCAATGATGCTTCCTAAAGATATGCTTGTCAATCTACTCAACCTCTTGGAAACTTCCTTGGCCATCTGTCGTGTATGCAAT GATACGCCAGAGGACCCAGTTGTTACCATGTGTGGCCATGTTTTCTGCTATCAGTGTGTATCTGAATATTTGACAGGTGATGACAATATGTGTCCTGTTAGTGAATGTAAACAGCAAGTTGGTTCTGATGTCATCTTTTCCAAGGCTACTCTGAAACGTTGTATCTATAATGATCCTGATGATAGTCCTGTGAAATCGCAATTTGCTGATAATGCTCTTGTCAGGCAAAATGAGTACAGTTCTTCTAAAATCAGAGCTCTTCTAGAGATTCTGCAGGCACATCACAAGTTAAACAACCAAAATTCGGAATTATCAATCAAGATGGAATACAATGGAAATATGTCACCGAAGTTGCCCAATGAACAACCAATAAAAGCAATTGTGTTTTCCCAGTGGACTAGCATGTTGGACTTAGTTGAGATGTCACTGAACCAATCTTCTATACAATACAGAAGACTTGATGGCACAATGACTCTAGCTTCAAGAGACAGGGCTGTCAAAGACTTTAACACTGATCCTGAG GTTACTGTTATGGTAATGTCATTAAAGGCTGGAAATCTTGGCCTAAACATGGTTGCTGCATGTCATGTTATTCTTTTGGATCTTTGGTGGAATCCTACTACTGAAGATCAGGCTGTTGATCGGGCACATAGAATTGGACAGACTCGTCCTGTCACCGTAACACGGCTTACCATTAAAGATACAGTGGAAGATAGGATATTAGCTCTCCAG GAAGACAAGAGAAAAATGGTGGCTTCTGCATTTGGTGAAGATCATACCGGGGGCACTGGAACTCGCCTGACAGTAGAAGATCTCAGATATCTATTTATGGTTTAA